A window of the Natronomonas salina genome harbors these coding sequences:
- a CDS encoding DUF309 domain-containing protein, translated as MDHLRAGAALFNAGHYLAAHEPWEERWLEDPRGERDDCVQGLVQAAAATYKARTGNWSGAVGLAESGAAYLADCHRDELRAWLRRLAADPELAERERPPAVRVEGEVITVDALQFPAAGVAAEALAETRGDETVERAVEYAVADVAAGEETTPFVTLTLAYLRDDSPAVRQRLADHVDRREMRDADVEGLFESE; from the coding sequence CACCTCCGGGCCGGCGCCGCGCTGTTCAACGCCGGCCACTACCTCGCCGCCCACGAGCCCTGGGAGGAGCGCTGGCTCGAGGACCCCCGCGGCGAGCGCGACGACTGCGTCCAGGGGCTCGTCCAGGCCGCCGCGGCGACGTACAAGGCCCGGACGGGCAACTGGTCGGGCGCCGTCGGGCTGGCGGAGAGCGGTGCGGCGTACCTGGCGGACTGCCACCGCGACGAGCTGCGGGCGTGGCTCCGGCGGCTCGCCGCCGACCCGGAACTCGCCGAGCGCGAGCGACCGCCGGCCGTCCGCGTCGAGGGCGAGGTCATCACGGTCGACGCCCTCCAGTTCCCCGCCGCCGGCGTCGCGGCCGAGGCGCTGGCGGAGACCCGCGGCGACGAGACCGTCGAGCGGGCCGTCGAGTACGCGGTGGCCGACGTCGCGGCCGGCGAGGAGACCACCCCGTTCGTCACGCTGACGCTGGCGTACCTGCGGGACGACTCCCCCGCGGTGCGGCAGCGCCTCGCCGACCACGTCGACCGCCGCGAGATGCGGGACGCCGACGTCGAGGGGCTGTTCGAGTCGGAGTAG
- a CDS encoding nicotinamide-nucleotide adenylyltransferase: MRGLVIGRFQPFHLGHRYLIEEIAEDVEEVVVGIGSAGRSHSTKNPFTSGERVNIVQNVLDELDAKTYLIPIEDIEENAMWVRQIEIRCPTFDVAYTNNHLVERLFEEAGYEVRGTPLANRDQYHGAEIRERMIDGDDWRHLVPDEVVEAVEEIGGVQRLQKIDQDDEPDDGS; the protein is encoded by the coding sequence ATGAGAGGTCTGGTCATCGGTCGGTTCCAGCCGTTCCACCTGGGGCACCGCTACCTCATCGAGGAGATCGCCGAGGACGTCGAGGAGGTCGTCGTCGGCATCGGCAGCGCCGGGCGCTCCCACAGCACGAAGAACCCCTTCACGTCCGGCGAGCGCGTCAACATCGTCCAGAACGTCCTCGACGAACTCGACGCCAAGACCTACCTCATCCCCATCGAGGACATCGAGGAGAACGCGATGTGGGTCCGGCAGATCGAGATTCGCTGTCCGACATTCGACGTCGCGTACACGAACAACCACCTCGTCGAGCGCCTCTTCGAGGAGGCGGGCTACGAGGTCCGCGGGACGCCGCTGGCGAACCGCGACCAGTACCACGGCGCGGAGATCCGCGAGCGGATGATCGACGGCGACGACTGGCGGCACCTCGTCCCCGACGAGGTCGTCGAGGCGGTCGAGGAGATCGGCGGAGTGCAGCGGCTCCAGAAGATCGACCAGGACGACGAACCCGACGACGGAAGCTAG
- the azf gene encoding NAD-dependent glucose-6-phosphate dehydrogenase Azf, with protein sequence MDDTVLLTGAKGAVGTAIREGIGEKYDWRYLFHNPPPFEPDNPFLVGDVTDEELVAEACEGVGAVVHLAGDPRRDAPWDSVLDTNIHGTKVLYDAAVEAGVEKFVFASSNHAVGHFETERKPDLYRTDDDFLLDGSELPRPGNHYGISKATGELIGRYYHDEHGIKVCNIRIGNLTKNHPPKEYERGQAMWLSYRDCAHIHECALEADYDYEIVYGISDNDRKYYSLERAKEVLGYEPRDNSADFTFEGEPKEEVVEEE encoded by the coding sequence ATGGACGACACCGTGTTGCTCACCGGTGCCAAGGGCGCTGTCGGGACGGCCATCCGGGAGGGCATCGGCGAGAAGTACGACTGGCGGTACCTCTTCCACAACCCGCCGCCGTTCGAGCCCGACAACCCGTTCCTCGTCGGCGACGTCACCGACGAGGAGCTGGTCGCCGAGGCCTGCGAGGGCGTCGGCGCCGTCGTCCACCTCGCCGGTGACCCCCGGCGGGACGCCCCCTGGGACTCCGTCCTCGACACCAACATCCACGGGACGAAGGTGCTGTACGACGCCGCCGTCGAGGCCGGCGTCGAGAAGTTCGTCTTCGCTTCCTCGAACCACGCCGTCGGCCACTTCGAGACCGAGCGCAAGCCGGACCTCTACCGCACCGACGACGACTTCCTGCTCGACGGGTCCGAGCTGCCCCGCCCCGGCAACCACTACGGCATCTCGAAGGCCACCGGCGAGCTCATCGGCCGGTACTACCACGACGAGCACGGCATCAAGGTCTGCAACATCCGCATCGGCAACCTCACGAAGAACCACCCGCCGAAGGAGTACGAGCGCGGCCAGGCGATGTGGCTCTCCTACCGCGACTGCGCGCACATCCACGAGTGCGCCCTCGAGGCCGACTACGACTACGAGATCGTCTACGGCATCTCCGACAACGACCGCAAGTACTACTCGCTGGAGCGCGCCAAGGAGGTCCTCGGCTACGAGCCGCGGGACAACTCCGCGGACTTCACCTTCGAGGGCGAGCCGAAGGAAGAAGTAGTCGAGGAGGAATAA
- a CDS encoding NOG1 family protein has product MHFEDLPTTPRSEELVDKAFSRAARAGRAKQGTEAQESMLQTAGNILSDNLQNVVTTWPDFDTVDPFYYELADATLADTDVGGVDALRQHLSKVMSAGRQCDKIKQEYHSKVRNADSDTARKHRKQAFARLADVTEGVADDLLAISEARDALKVLPDIRADEPAIVVAGYPNVGKSSFVNRVTNARNETAAYPYTTTQISVGHLERDRIRYQLVDTPGLLDRPAEERNAIESQAVSALTHLADAVLVMLDASEECGYPLEDQLELLADIESQFEVPVLVVCNKSDVSTDVEADHYMSVETGENVETVVDAAVEAVGYELELPFDE; this is encoded by the coding sequence ATGCACTTCGAAGACCTTCCGACGACGCCCCGGTCGGAGGAGCTGGTCGACAAGGCGTTCTCGCGGGCGGCGCGGGCGGGGCGGGCCAAACAGGGGACGGAGGCCCAGGAGTCGATGCTCCAGACGGCCGGCAACATCCTCTCCGACAACCTCCAGAACGTCGTCACGACGTGGCCGGACTTCGACACCGTCGACCCGTTCTACTACGAGCTGGCCGACGCCACGCTCGCCGACACCGACGTCGGCGGCGTCGACGCGCTCCGCCAGCACCTCTCGAAGGTGATGAGCGCCGGGCGGCAGTGCGACAAGATCAAGCAGGAGTACCACAGCAAGGTCCGGAACGCCGACAGCGACACCGCCCGCAAGCACCGCAAGCAGGCGTTCGCCCGCCTCGCCGACGTCACCGAAGGGGTCGCCGACGACCTCCTGGCCATCAGCGAGGCCCGCGACGCGCTGAAGGTGCTGCCGGACATCCGCGCCGACGAGCCGGCCATCGTCGTCGCCGGCTACCCGAACGTCGGGAAGTCCTCGTTCGTCAACCGCGTCACGAACGCGCGCAACGAGACCGCGGCGTACCCCTACACGACGACCCAAATCAGCGTCGGCCACCTGGAGCGCGACCGCATCCGCTACCAGCTGGTCGACACGCCCGGGCTGCTGGACCGCCCCGCCGAGGAGCGCAACGCCATCGAGTCCCAGGCCGTCTCGGCGCTGACCCACCTCGCCGACGCCGTCCTCGTGATGCTGGACGCCAGCGAGGAGTGCGGCTACCCCCTCGAGGACCAGCTCGAGCTGCTCGCGGACATCGAGTCGCAGTTCGAGGTGCCCGTCCTCGTCGTCTGCAACAAGTCGGACGTCTCGACGGACGTCGAGGCCGACCACTACATGAGCGTCGAGACCGGCGAGAACGTCGAGACGGTCGTCGACGCCGCCGTCGAGGCGGTCGGGTACGAGCTCGAACTGCCGTTCGACGAGTAG
- a CDS encoding DUF5518 domain-containing protein, producing MTDWRAVFVGFLVGIVAGIVAFALPVVGHIGAGLVAGFTAGVLAGGGAGSGAWHGLLAGALDGIAIAVIAAVLVSLVGIPLAGPFGVLGGVGVFAVGIVIAFVFAVDSAIGGAVGGLLA from the coding sequence ATGACAGACTGGCGCGCCGTCTTCGTCGGCTTCCTCGTCGGTATCGTCGCCGGAATCGTCGCCTTCGCGCTCCCCGTCGTCGGCCACATCGGCGCCGGCCTCGTCGCCGGCTTCACGGCCGGCGTCCTCGCGGGCGGCGGCGCCGGCAGCGGCGCCTGGCACGGCCTGCTCGCCGGCGCGCTCGACGGCATCGCGATTGCGGTGATTGCCGCGGTACTCGTCTCGCTGGTCGGAATCCCCCTCGCCGGCCCGTTCGGCGTGCTGGGCGGCGTCGGCGTCTTCGCGGTCGGCATCGTCATCGCGTTCGTCTTCGCGGTCGACAGCGCCATCGGCGGCGCGGTCGGCGGCCTCCTCGCCTAA
- a CDS encoding ASCH domain-containing protein, producing the protein MTAIDPESLLPNDRVQEAVLNGDVTQISRGASNRYADEGDTFELDGTEFEVTGVKERTLGDLTDEDARREGSPSLETYRERLEKVHGGDFEWDDDSTVVTYRFERR; encoded by the coding sequence ATGACAGCCATCGACCCCGAGTCCCTGCTCCCGAACGACCGCGTCCAGGAGGCCGTCCTGAACGGCGACGTCACGCAGATCAGCCGCGGCGCCTCGAACCGCTACGCCGACGAGGGCGACACCTTCGAACTCGACGGTACCGAGTTCGAGGTGACCGGAGTCAAGGAGCGCACCCTCGGCGACCTCACCGACGAGGACGCCCGGCGGGAGGGGTCGCCGTCGCTGGAGACCTACCGCGAGCGCCTCGAGAAGGTCCACGGCGGCGACTTCGAGTGGGACGACGACAGCACGGTCGTGACCTACCGGTTCGAACGGCGCTGA
- the hisE gene encoding phosphoribosyl-ATP diphosphatase: protein MTDETTDERTDDVAGEGSAETAEILDELFEVIESRKAELPEDSYTASLFTHEKGENAVLEKLGEETTELILAAKDDDREELAHEAADIVYHLLVLLSMKEMDLADLRAELRERR, encoded by the coding sequence ATGACCGACGAGACGACAGACGAGCGGACCGACGACGTTGCGGGCGAGGGGAGCGCCGAGACCGCCGAGATACTCGACGAACTGTTCGAGGTGATCGAATCCCGGAAGGCGGAGCTGCCGGAGGACTCCTACACCGCGTCGCTGTTCACCCACGAGAAGGGCGAGAACGCGGTCCTGGAGAAGCTGGGCGAGGAGACGACCGAGCTGATTCTCGCGGCGAAGGACGACGACCGCGAGGAGCTGGCTCACGAGGCCGCCGACATCGTCTACCACCTGCTCGTCCTGCTGTCGATGAAGGAGATGGACCTCGCGGACCTGCGGGCGGAGCTGCGCGAGCGGCGCTGA
- a CDS encoding bifunctional nuclease family protein, with amino-acid sequence MDAYIEGVRVAETPSGLAAIVTLGVEDEDDVLPIFVGFDEAASIARGLDATDLGRPLTHDLFLDVMEELGGRVERVVVSELDDDTYVADLHVETPRESVVVDARPSDSLALASRTDGDIEVDEAVFEANAEPRDEYDDLDDIRELMER; translated from the coding sequence ATGGACGCATACATCGAGGGCGTCCGCGTCGCGGAGACGCCCTCGGGACTCGCCGCGATCGTGACGCTCGGCGTCGAGGACGAGGACGACGTCCTCCCCATCTTCGTCGGCTTCGACGAGGCGGCGAGCATCGCCCGCGGCCTCGACGCGACGGACCTCGGCCGACCGCTGACCCACGACCTGTTCCTCGACGTGATGGAGGAACTCGGCGGCCGCGTCGAGCGGGTCGTCGTCTCCGAATTGGACGACGACACCTACGTCGCGGACCTCCACGTCGAGACGCCGCGGGAGTCGGTGGTCGTCGACGCCCGCCCCAGCGACTCGCTGGCGCTGGCCTCGCGGACGGACGGCGACATCGAGGTCGACGAGGCCGTCTTCGAAGCGAACGCCGAACCGCGCGACGAGTACGACGACCTCGACGACATCCGGGAGCTGATGGAGCGATGA
- a CDS encoding thioredoxin family protein, with the protein MPVTLKDFYADWCGPCKTQDPILEELEEDFPDVDFEKVNVDEEQDVANEYQVRSLPTLIVENDDGIVERFVGVTQRDDLESALSQAGA; encoded by the coding sequence ATGCCCGTCACCCTCAAGGACTTCTATGCGGACTGGTGCGGCCCGTGCAAGACGCAGGACCCCATCCTCGAGGAACTCGAGGAGGACTTCCCGGACGTCGACTTCGAGAAGGTCAACGTCGACGAGGAGCAGGACGTCGCCAACGAGTACCAGGTGCGCTCGCTGCCGACCCTCATCGTCGAGAACGACGACGGCATCGTCGAGCGCTTCGTCGGCGTCACCCAGCGCGACGACCTCGAGAGCGCGTTAAGCCAGGCCGGCGCCTGA
- a CDS encoding preprotein translocase subunit Sec61beta produces MSSGENSGGLMSSAGLVRYFDSEDRNAPTMDPRTVVAFGVLLGVFVLMLNALA; encoded by the coding sequence ATGAGCAGCGGAGAGAACTCCGGCGGGCTGATGTCCAGTGCGGGACTCGTCCGGTACTTCGACAGCGAGGATCGCAACGCACCCACGATGGACCCCCGGACGGTGGTCGCCTTCGGCGTCCTCCTCGGGGTCTTCGTCCTGATGCTGAACGCGCTGGCCTGA
- a CDS encoding DUF7344 domain-containing protein, with product MRGGGFDDGSTDRGEEPEDGAPDLDEFHQLLCSASRRRILYYLQEHPEIPLEELSDVVAGWKAVEENTVVGPRERDRIRVSLHHTDVPRLADSDVVAYDRENREVSLQPLPEPLSRILRESREYERERRSAGADEALPEP from the coding sequence ATGAGGGGTGGCGGATTCGACGACGGATCGACGGACCGCGGCGAGGAGCCCGAGGACGGGGCTCCCGACCTCGACGAGTTCCACCAGTTGCTGTGTTCGGCCTCGCGACGCCGGATCCTCTACTACCTCCAGGAGCACCCCGAGATCCCCCTGGAGGAGCTGAGCGACGTCGTCGCGGGCTGGAAGGCCGTCGAGGAGAACACCGTGGTCGGCCCGCGCGAGCGGGACCGCATCAGGGTCTCCCTGCACCACACTGACGTCCCCCGACTCGCCGACAGCGACGTGGTCGCGTACGACCGAGAGAACCGTGAGGTGTCCCTGCAACCGCTCCCCGAGCCGCTCTCGCGGATCCTCCGGGAGTCCCGCGAGTACGAGCGCGAGCGTCGATCCGCCGGGGCCGACGAGGCCCTCCCGGAGCCATGA
- a CDS encoding DICT sensory domain-containing protein: protein MTLEALFEEVDRPRKEFVVYTGASDADVVERFAARNADVEHRTLPDEDAEGFLVVRERGGFAGALPVAELRRLFEAAILDPWDLENVDEDHRALFDLLDGTVFASLDRRRMLAASREVEEHAWRVGAGTLCAGFQTAAAFGKQRRVYERLADETALDIHAYAGTVPDDAHAGIAFHTEPASVVEGFWFVAFDGCGDDARKCAVVGRQRHAETYAGFWTYDPGTVQAVFDAVPTGR from the coding sequence ATGACGCTCGAGGCACTCTTCGAGGAGGTCGACCGGCCCCGCAAGGAGTTCGTCGTCTACACCGGCGCGTCGGACGCCGACGTCGTCGAGCGGTTCGCGGCCCGGAACGCCGACGTCGAACACCGGACGCTCCCCGACGAGGACGCCGAGGGGTTCCTCGTGGTCCGCGAGCGCGGCGGCTTCGCGGGCGCGCTGCCGGTCGCCGAGTTGCGCCGGCTGTTCGAGGCCGCCATCCTGGACCCCTGGGACCTCGAGAACGTCGACGAGGACCACCGCGCGCTGTTCGACCTGCTGGACGGGACGGTGTTCGCCTCCCTCGACCGCCGGCGGATGCTCGCCGCGTCCCGCGAGGTCGAGGAGCACGCCTGGCGGGTCGGCGCCGGGACGCTGTGCGCCGGCTTCCAGACGGCCGCCGCCTTCGGCAAGCAGCGCCGGGTCTACGAGCGGCTGGCCGACGAGACGGCGCTCGATATCCACGCCTACGCCGGGACCGTCCCCGACGACGCCCACGCCGGCATCGCGTTCCACACGGAACCGGCGTCGGTGGTCGAGGGCTTCTGGTTCGTCGCGTTCGACGGCTGCGGCGACGACGCCCGGAAGTGCGCGGTCGTCGGCCGCCAGCGGCACGCCGAGACGTACGCGGGTTTCTGGACCTACGACCCGGGGACCGTCCAGGCGGTGTTCGACGCCGTGCCGACGGGCCGATAA
- a CDS encoding ATP-dependent DNA helicase encodes MGRIREALVEERDVLFEGACGTGKTLASLTPALEYGRAAGKTVVITTNVHQQTRQFIEEARAINAQEPIRSVVFRGKASMCHIDVGYEECQALRDTTRDLVDKQQDIAELEEREEELLEASQDGDGEAAQARGAVVEEIEDLEAGIEALQEERNVCERYYNNLTGNTDEFYSWLYDDVRTPDEIYEQAHEMDLCGYELLKDGMEGVDLVICNYHHLLDPMIREQFFRWLGREPEDVIVVFDEAHNVADAARDHATRTLAERTLDGALDELEECDDARADPAANVLRAFRTALVDTYEGSFGFGDREGVGEEWEDVSIDSDEGRDDLSVAFLQEYTGQGFDADLEQALALGEELDRRYEQAYKDGEATTRKDCPTLTAASFVEDWMESSVEPGQYPVLGVRRTETGVVGRAELYTCLPRQVTEPLFEELHSTILMSATLRPFDVTEDVLGLDDPLTMAYGEQFPEERRRTYAVETPALFASKRDDPAVQETVGDTLEDVVRFTPGNTLAFFPSYAEAERYYHRFAGDATPYLDEPGKRAEDLRQEFVADDDAVLFTSLWGTLAEGVSFDDDDARSVAVVGVPYPHLDDRMEAVQRAYQGAFGEDERGASDADGDAGWRYAVEIPTVRKTRQALGRVVRSPEDFGVRVLIDERYTQSNRVDLGDYSVYPAFPPEERSEHVDVAPEKLKFAMLNFYGDLDAWDGDPPTP; translated from the coding sequence ATGGGGCGGATCCGCGAGGCGCTCGTCGAGGAGCGGGACGTCCTCTTCGAGGGCGCCTGCGGGACCGGCAAGACCCTCGCGTCGCTGACGCCCGCACTGGAGTACGGGCGGGCAGCCGGCAAGACCGTCGTCATCACCACGAACGTCCACCAGCAGACCCGGCAGTTCATCGAGGAGGCCCGCGCCATCAACGCCCAGGAACCCATCCGCTCGGTCGTCTTCCGGGGGAAGGCGTCGATGTGCCACATCGACGTCGGCTACGAGGAGTGCCAGGCGCTGCGCGATACGACCCGCGACCTCGTCGACAAGCAGCAGGACATCGCCGAACTCGAGGAGCGCGAAGAGGAACTCCTCGAGGCCAGCCAGGACGGCGACGGCGAGGCCGCCCAGGCCCGCGGCGCCGTCGTGGAGGAGATCGAGGACCTCGAGGCCGGCATCGAAGCCCTCCAGGAGGAGCGGAACGTCTGCGAGCGGTACTACAACAACCTCACCGGGAACACCGACGAGTTCTACTCGTGGCTCTACGACGACGTCCGGACGCCCGACGAGATCTACGAGCAGGCCCACGAGATGGACCTCTGCGGCTACGAGCTCCTGAAGGACGGCATGGAGGGCGTCGACCTCGTCATCTGCAACTACCACCACCTGCTCGACCCGATGATCCGCGAGCAGTTCTTCCGGTGGCTCGGCCGCGAGCCCGAGGACGTCATCGTCGTCTTCGACGAGGCGCACAACGTCGCCGACGCGGCCCGCGACCACGCCACCCGGACGCTCGCCGAGCGGACCCTCGACGGCGCGCTGGACGAACTCGAGGAGTGCGACGACGCCCGCGCCGACCCCGCGGCGAACGTCCTCCGGGCGTTCCGGACCGCGCTCGTCGACACCTACGAGGGCTCCTTCGGCTTCGGCGACCGCGAGGGCGTCGGCGAGGAGTGGGAGGACGTCTCCATCGACAGCGACGAGGGCCGCGACGACCTCTCGGTGGCGTTCCTCCAGGAGTACACCGGCCAGGGCTTCGACGCCGACCTCGAGCAGGCGCTCGCGCTCGGCGAGGAGCTGGACCGCCGCTACGAGCAGGCGTACAAGGACGGCGAGGCCACCACGCGGAAGGACTGCCCGACGCTGACCGCCGCCTCGTTCGTCGAGGACTGGATGGAGTCCAGCGTCGAACCCGGCCAGTACCCCGTCCTGGGCGTCCGGCGCACCGAGACCGGGGTCGTGGGACGCGCGGAGCTGTACACCTGCCTGCCCCGGCAGGTGACCGAGCCGCTGTTCGAGGAGCTGCACTCGACCATCCTGATGAGCGCGACGCTGCGCCCGTTCGACGTCACCGAGGACGTCCTCGGGCTCGACGACCCGCTCACGATGGCCTACGGCGAGCAGTTCCCCGAGGAGCGACGCCGCACCTACGCCGTCGAGACGCCCGCGCTGTTCGCCAGCAAGCGCGACGACCCCGCCGTCCAGGAGACCGTCGGCGACACCCTCGAGGACGTCGTCCGGTTCACGCCGGGCAACACCCTCGCGTTCTTCCCCAGCTACGCCGAAGCGGAGCGCTACTACCACCGCTTCGCCGGCGACGCGACGCCCTACCTCGACGAGCCCGGCAAACGGGCCGAGGACCTCCGCCAGGAGTTCGTCGCCGACGACGACGCGGTGCTGTTCACCTCGCTATGGGGCACCCTCGCGGAGGGCGTCAGCTTCGACGACGACGACGCCCGCAGCGTCGCGGTCGTCGGCGTCCCGTACCCGCACCTCGACGACCGGATGGAGGCCGTCCAGCGCGCCTACCAGGGTGCCTTCGGCGAGGACGAACGCGGCGCGAGCGACGCGGACGGCGACGCCGGCTGGCGCTACGCCGTGGAGATCCCCACCGTGCGGAAGACCCGGCAGGCCCTCGGCCGGGTCGTCCGGTCGCCGGAGGACTTCGGCGTCCGCGTGCTGATCGACGAGCGGTACACCCAGTCGAACCGCGTCGACCTCGGCGACTACAGCGTCTACCCCGCCTTCCCGCCGGAGGAGCGCAGCGAGCACGTCGACGTCGCTCCCGAGAAGCTGAAGTTCGCGATGCTGAACTTCTACGGCGACCTCGACGCCTGGGACGGCGACCCGCCGACGCCGTAG
- a CDS encoding HNH endonuclease, with protein sequence MDLDPRPERRRTRDGEGPRWDAVREAALERDDRTCQRCGYRRRQRPGDPERDLEVHDTAGFSGQASLADLDRLVTVCRPCHATLHPDDPAYRDLAEGAPLFPRPDAPPAVATMRTERQHVCQRCQRMVDSATDLAAYVPIDGGTYVLCEPCAGALLAAGYDPADFEVAGELDVAALESRAPDAPVRPALFATGPVRALRPPETGLERLLFDTPLRYVVNPFGLTALFILVGVFLSFWLF encoded by the coding sequence GTGGACCTCGACCCCCGTCCCGAGCGCCGCCGCACCCGCGACGGCGAAGGCCCGCGCTGGGACGCCGTCCGCGAGGCGGCCCTCGAACGCGACGACCGCACCTGCCAGCGCTGCGGCTACCGGCGACGACAGCGGCCGGGCGACCCCGAGCGCGACCTGGAGGTCCACGACACCGCCGGCTTCAGCGGCCAGGCGTCGCTGGCGGACCTCGACCGCCTCGTGACCGTCTGCCGGCCGTGCCACGCGACGCTGCACCCGGACGACCCCGCCTACCGCGACCTCGCGGAGGGAGCGCCGCTGTTCCCCCGGCCCGACGCGCCGCCCGCGGTCGCGACGATGCGAACGGAGCGCCAGCACGTCTGCCAGCGCTGCCAGCGCATGGTCGACTCGGCGACCGACCTCGCGGCCTACGTGCCCATAGACGGCGGGACCTACGTCCTCTGTGAACCCTGCGCCGGCGCGTTGCTGGCGGCCGGCTACGACCCCGCGGACTTCGAGGTGGCCGGCGAGCTGGACGTCGCGGCGCTGGAATCGCGGGCCCCGGATGCCCCGGTCCGGCCGGCGCTGTTCGCCACCGGGCCGGTCCGGGCGCTCCGGCCGCCGGAGACCGGCCTCGAGCGACTCCTCTTCGACACGCCGCTTCGGTACGTCGTGAACCCGTTCGGCCTGACCGCGCTGTTCATCCTCGTCGGCGTCTTCCTGTCGTTCTGGCTGTTCTGA
- a CDS encoding 2'-5' RNA ligase family protein, with product MNYSCNVPVPAEVSRLARGLAAELIDADRRDRHTLVAKRFGDGDPRTFAREVRDAIAGIPPFAARIDGVDLFQDPPTGNAPVAYLVVESPGLRRLHAALCERFDPVPGLEADEYDPHVTIARGGDAHRLLGREVEYEWTVDAVFVWSAGYGEPVERISLPA from the coding sequence GTGAACTACAGCTGCAACGTCCCCGTCCCGGCGGAGGTCTCCCGGCTCGCCCGCGGGCTCGCCGCCGAGCTCATCGACGCCGACCGGCGGGACCGCCACACGCTCGTCGCCAAGCGCTTCGGCGACGGCGACCCGCGGACGTTCGCCCGGGAGGTCCGCGACGCCATCGCGGGGATTCCCCCCTTCGCCGCCCGCATCGATGGCGTCGACCTGTTCCAGGACCCGCCGACCGGGAACGCCCCCGTCGCGTACCTCGTCGTCGAGTCGCCCGGGCTCCGCCGCCTGCACGCCGCCCTCTGCGAGCGGTTCGACCCCGTCCCCGGCCTCGAGGCCGACGAGTACGACCCCCACGTCACCATCGCCCGCGGCGGCGACGCCCACCGGCTGCTGGGCCGGGAGGTCGAGTACGAGTGGACCGTCGACGCCGTCTTCGTCTGGTCCGCCGGCTACGGCGAGCCCGTCGAGCGGATCTCCCTGCCCGCCTAG
- a CDS encoding DUF7554 family protein translates to MLPDRADLDVEDLLKIVLVLVIVWIGVQIAIDLLEFAFSALGSVLGLLIVALIVAYFLDYI, encoded by the coding sequence ATGCTCCCCGACCGGGCGGACCTGGACGTCGAGGACCTGCTGAAGATCGTCCTGGTGCTCGTCATCGTCTGGATCGGCGTCCAGATCGCCATCGACCTCCTCGAGTTCGCCTTCAGCGCGCTCGGGTCCGTCCTCGGGCTGCTGATCGTCGCGCTCATCGTCGCGTACTTCCTGGACTACATCTAG
- a CDS encoding DUF7345 domain-containing protein has protein sequence MRHALTLGALLLVCLTCFVGVGAAAHEEPDRTGIFGVELDADGNATVYNVTAYDLSNDAERQQYGAFADNETAQVEWRDIVARNLREAAATGRNATDLEMRIRNVSVRTYTVVHEADNETTEYGRVEVRAEWDHLAYHSGAYELEGRDRNWVLVTEPFRSGFEPGPTRVAVHGPEGYERSVDSQPPQIRAQRNSMLWNPQTSNFSNFYAEFREVQDGGSNGGSGAGDGDDWLAGSGDFLTALLVALIPVALVLLAVRRRRA, from the coding sequence ATGCGACACGCTCTCACGCTCGGTGCGCTCCTCCTGGTCTGTCTGACCTGCTTCGTCGGCGTCGGCGCCGCCGCCCACGAGGAGCCCGACCGGACGGGCATCTTCGGGGTCGAACTCGACGCCGACGGCAACGCGACCGTCTACAACGTCACCGCCTACGACCTCTCGAACGACGCCGAGCGCCAGCAGTACGGGGCGTTCGCCGACAACGAGACCGCCCAGGTGGAGTGGCGGGACATCGTCGCCCGGAACCTCCGGGAGGCGGCCGCCACCGGCCGGAACGCGACGGACCTGGAGATGCGCATCCGGAACGTCTCGGTCAGGACGTACACGGTGGTCCACGAGGCCGACAACGAGACCACCGAGTACGGCCGCGTCGAGGTCCGCGCCGAGTGGGACCACCTCGCCTACCACAGCGGCGCGTACGAACTCGAGGGCAGAGACCGGAACTGGGTGCTCGTCACCGAGCCGTTCCGGAGCGGCTTCGAGCCGGGGCCGACGCGCGTCGCGGTCCACGGCCCGGAGGGCTACGAGCGGAGCGTCGACTCCCAGCCGCCGCAGATCCGGGCCCAGCGGAACAGCATGCTGTGGAACCCCCAGACGTCCAACTTCTCGAACTTCTACGCCGAGTTCCGCGAGGTCCAGGACGGCGGGTCGAACGGCGGCAGCGGGGCCGGCGACGGCGACGACTGGCTGGCCGGGAGCGGCGACTTCCTCACGGCGCTGCTCGTCGCGTTGATTCCGGTGGCGCTCGTGTTGCTCGCGGTGCGGCGGCGGCGCGCCTGA